One Roseomonas sp. OT10 DNA window includes the following coding sequences:
- the hpf gene encoding ribosome hibernation-promoting factor, HPF/YfiA family, with protein MHITVAGKQVETGEALKVHVADGLSEIARKYFDHAIEARVTFRRNRGFFACDINLHAARGLSMQAEGESTDAHRAFSVAAEHMAKRLRRTRRRMSEHGRSLAEGRVTEGTVLNGGAELTPEESAEADALLAEDRLTRN; from the coding sequence ATGCACATCACCGTCGCCGGCAAGCAGGTGGAAACCGGAGAGGCCCTGAAGGTCCACGTGGCCGATGGGCTGTCCGAGATCGCCCGCAAGTACTTCGATCATGCGATCGAGGCGCGTGTCACCTTCCGCCGGAACCGTGGCTTCTTCGCCTGTGACATCAACCTCCATGCGGCCCGGGGCCTGTCGATGCAGGCCGAGGGCGAGAGCACGGATGCGCACCGCGCCTTCAGCGTGGCGGCGGAACACATGGCGAAACGGCTGCGGCGCACCCGGCGCAGGATGAGCGAGCATGGCCGGAGCCTGGCCGAAGGCCGGGTGACGGAAGGCACGGTGCTGAATGGCGGAGCCGAGCTGACACCCGAGGAATCCGCCGAGGCGGACGCCCTGCTGGCCGAGGATCGCCTGACCCGGAACTGA